Proteins co-encoded in one Vampirovibrio chlorellavorus genomic window:
- a CDS encoding type 1 glutamine amidotransferase, giving the protein MELRIAYLYPDQLNIYGDRGNILTLYQRCQWRGIAVQILTPGLGERLNPEEADLYFMGGGQDSQQIQVCQDLHKVKADSLRTAATLGAVFLTICGGYQLLGHYYKPHNGDELKGLSLIDAYTVAGDTRFIGNVAIERPNGQRVVGFENHSGRTYLGNGLTPLGKVIHGHGNNGEDGFEGVAHDNFYGTYLHGSLLPKNPALADEIIAKALQRRYGNVQLAALDDTLEQQAHQRALSLKN; this is encoded by the coding sequence ATGGAACTACGCATTGCCTACCTGTACCCGGATCAGCTGAATATCTATGGCGACCGGGGCAATATTCTAACCCTGTATCAACGCTGCCAATGGCGGGGCATTGCCGTGCAAATCCTGACCCCGGGTCTGGGGGAGCGGCTGAACCCGGAAGAGGCGGATTTATATTTCATGGGCGGGGGGCAGGACTCCCAGCAGATTCAGGTCTGCCAGGACCTGCACAAAGTGAAGGCCGACAGTTTAAGAACCGCCGCCACCCTGGGCGCGGTGTTTTTGACCATCTGCGGGGGGTACCAGTTGCTGGGCCATTATTACAAACCGCACAACGGGGATGAACTGAAAGGGCTGAGCCTGATTGACGCCTATACCGTGGCAGGCGATACCCGTTTCATCGGCAACGTGGCCATTGAACGGCCCAACGGGCAACGGGTGGTGGGCTTTGAGAACCACAGTGGCCGCACCTATCTGGGAAATGGCCTGACCCCGCTGGGCAAGGTGATCCACGGGCACGGCAACAACGGAGAGGACGGCTTTGAAGGGGTGGCCCACGATAATTTTTACGGCACCTACCTGCACGGATCGTTGTTGCCCAAAAACCCGGCGCTGGCCGATGAAATTATCGCCAAAGCGCTACAGCGCCGTTATGGTAATGTCCAGCTAGCCGCCTTGGACGACACGCTGGAGCAGCAGGCCCATCAGCGGGCATTGTCCTTAAAGAATTAG
- a CDS encoding TIGR04552 family protein, which produces MSDTFLTDDSQLPSGLLTGTEAELALTGYELSLPDPFGIEMPWEVLGAMIQGRSSIDLTAMPVYTEEEAREFVASYGFDLDLPEDQAEMEAYFIEAVHFIEHRFLTRSVDWEALGEPVIPLEKIPLSVTANRNVLDLLLLASQPNHPNRPWACALLKVIHTLVYIQNSPLYKHHAQASEAILSRFREVLLPQGDGTILLKGRRARQLRLYAFEAKHHKPRESILIKLLCKKENVAENVWDLVGVRLVTFRPAEALLAVDILREQKVILFPNVIPSRSRNMLVDFEHLQALYEQALSEYQQGQRSLQSLQDFFQTADYVQPKEGPHNANPLSSPQYRSLHITCRHLLRVKSGAGHTETRFAFPYEIQVLDKGSYLDSRIGDGAHAQYKQRQLIAARRRVMGPLLKP; this is translated from the coding sequence GTGTCGGATACGTTTCTTACCGATGATTCCCAGCTTCCCTCCGGCCTCCTCACAGGCACTGAAGCGGAGCTGGCCCTGACGGGATATGAGCTGAGCCTGCCGGACCCCTTCGGGATTGAAATGCCCTGGGAGGTTCTGGGGGCCATGATTCAGGGCCGATCCTCCATTGATTTGACGGCCATGCCGGTTTACACGGAGGAAGAGGCCCGGGAGTTTGTGGCCAGTTATGGCTTTGATCTGGATTTGCCGGAAGATCAGGCCGAGATGGAAGCCTATTTTATCGAGGCAGTTCATTTTATCGAGCATCGTTTTCTGACCCGCTCCGTGGACTGGGAAGCGCTTGGTGAGCCGGTCATCCCCCTTGAGAAAATCCCGCTGTCGGTGACAGCCAACCGGAACGTGCTGGATCTCCTGTTGTTGGCCTCTCAGCCCAATCACCCCAACCGGCCCTGGGCTTGCGCCCTGCTTAAGGTGATTCACACCCTGGTTTATATCCAGAATAGCCCCCTCTACAAGCATCATGCCCAGGCCAGCGAAGCCATTCTGTCCCGCTTTCGGGAGGTATTACTGCCGCAGGGCGACGGCACCATTCTGCTGAAGGGTCGTCGGGCACGCCAACTCAGGCTGTACGCCTTTGAGGCCAAGCATCACAAGCCCAGAGAGAGTATTCTGATTAAACTCCTTTGCAAGAAGGAAAACGTGGCTGAGAATGTGTGGGATTTGGTGGGTGTTCGTTTGGTGACCTTTCGCCCGGCGGAGGCGTTGCTGGCCGTGGATATTTTGCGGGAGCAGAAGGTCATTCTGTTTCCTAACGTCATTCCCAGTCGTTCCCGCAATATGCTGGTGGATTTTGAGCATTTGCAGGCCCTTTACGAGCAGGCCCTGTCCGAGTATCAACAGGGGCAGCGGAGCTTGCAGAGCCTTCAGGACTTCTTTCAGACCGCAGACTACGTTCAGCCCAAAGAAGGCCCCCACAACGCCAATCCGTTGAGTTCTCCGCAGTATCGCTCCCTGCATATTACCTGCCGCCATTTGCTGCGGGTGAAATCCGGGGCCGGGCACACGGAAACCCGCTTTGCCTTCCCCTACGAAATTCAGGTGCTGGACAAAGGCAGCTATCTGGACAGCAGAATTGGGGATGGGGCCCATGCCCAGTACAAGCAGCGTCAGTTGATTGCGGCCCGCCGACGGGTGATGGGGCCCTTGCTGAAGCCCTGA
- the secF gene encoding protein translocase subunit SecF, with the protein MSKQITPETTTTVNEGPLNLYKYRWLFIGISLLFLLPGIYYIAANMLDPEIRAPLKLGIDFKGGTLLEYGFSKHVSQPDVEKIKHVFDEHGYAGSVVQIQEPRVGINKKAVEIGAERTAPSQAEAPTMTGDASAEKAGAQTATVTTNQHEKQPTGEIASIVSVRAKHMQGQVDQEILKDLESQYGHITVLQKNSIGPALAKELLSNGLLALVLAYILIVGYLTYRFQFDFAVCAVVALLHDTVFLLGMFAMFGRLFNTEVDSLFITSVLTVIGFSVHDTIVVFDRIRENLKIYYTKKLPFVTIMNMSVNQTLTRSINTSLTVLLTMLALYFFGGETTRDFVLAIIIGVAAGTYSSIFNASVMLAMWRNRAAAPQALKPATA; encoded by the coding sequence ATGTCGAAACAAATCACCCCTGAAACCACTACCACCGTCAATGAAGGCCCCTTGAACCTCTACAAGTACCGCTGGCTGTTTATTGGCATTTCCCTGCTCTTTCTGCTGCCGGGAATCTATTACATTGCGGCCAACATGTTGGACCCGGAAATCCGGGCCCCACTGAAGCTGGGCATCGACTTCAAGGGCGGAACCCTGCTGGAATACGGCTTCTCCAAGCACGTTTCCCAGCCGGATGTGGAAAAAATCAAGCACGTGTTCGATGAGCATGGCTACGCAGGCTCGGTGGTACAAATTCAGGAGCCCCGAGTGGGCATCAATAAAAAAGCGGTGGAAATCGGCGCCGAACGTACGGCCCCCTCCCAGGCCGAAGCCCCCACAATGACGGGCGACGCTTCTGCGGAAAAAGCTGGCGCCCAGACGGCAACCGTGACCACGAACCAGCACGAAAAGCAGCCTACCGGCGAGATTGCCTCCATCGTGTCTGTTCGGGCCAAGCACATGCAGGGTCAGGTGGATCAGGAAATCCTGAAAGATCTGGAAAGCCAGTACGGACACATCACGGTGCTTCAGAAAAACTCTATTGGCCCGGCTTTGGCCAAGGAGTTACTGAGCAACGGTTTGCTGGCCCTGGTTTTGGCTTACATCCTGATTGTGGGCTACCTGACCTATCGCTTCCAGTTTGACTTTGCCGTGTGCGCCGTGGTGGCGTTGCTGCACGATACCGTTTTCCTGCTGGGCATGTTCGCCATGTTCGGTCGCCTGTTCAATACCGAGGTAGACAGTCTGTTCATTACCTCTGTGCTGACGGTGATTGGTTTCAGCGTCCACGACACCATCGTGGTCTTTGACCGTATTCGGGAAAATTTAAAAATTTACTACACCAAAAAACTGCCCTTTGTCACCATTATGAACATGAGCGTGAACCAGACCCTGACCCGCAGTATCAACACCTCGCTCACGGTTCTGCTCACCATGCTGGCCCTGTACTTCTTTGGCGGGGAAACCACCAGGGACTTCGTTTTGGCAATTATTATCGGGGTTGCCGCAGGAACCTACTCCAGCATCTTCAACGCCAGTGTCATGCTGGCCATGTGGCGCAACCGGGCAGCGGCCCCGCAGGCACTCAAGCCAGCCACGGCCTAA
- the secD gene encoding protein translocase subunit SecD has protein sequence MFKNPKVNLLIIVVLIMASLWTVVKDKDNIRLGLDLKGGTRLTLQAEPTPDVPKIRPADMDSLQTVIERRVNGMGIGESVVQRAGENRLIVEIPGVKDPDEAKRLLGRVGKLEFKKLDAQRQWVNTGVSGKDFTKADVATQQSGEWIVQFTLSPSGAKKFADLTRELAPTRAPIGIFFDDEQVSAPAVNEPILDGSGMIEGNFTHETAKELVDTLNAGALPVDIDVVEENTIGPLLGQSSIKQSLFAGLIGLGLVLAFMILCYRMRGFVAGMALLVYTLLTFAIFMTVGVTFTLAGIAGFILSIGMAVDANILIFERTKEELRAGRSKWKAVEVGFDRAFPSIFDSNTTTLITCLLLWVMGTGAVKGFALTLAIGVGVSMFSAITVTRTFLHLIDNASGEPTGAPVKA, from the coding sequence ATGTTTAAAAATCCCAAAGTCAACCTGCTCATCATCGTAGTGCTGATCATGGCATCCCTGTGGACCGTGGTCAAAGACAAGGATAATATTCGTCTGGGTCTGGACCTGAAAGGCGGCACCCGCCTGACTCTGCAAGCGGAGCCCACCCCGGACGTCCCCAAAATCCGACCGGCAGATATGGACAGCCTGCAAACCGTGATTGAGCGCCGTGTGAATGGCATGGGCATTGGGGAATCGGTCGTTCAACGGGCCGGAGAAAACCGCCTGATCGTGGAAATCCCCGGGGTTAAAGACCCCGATGAAGCCAAGCGCCTCCTGGGGCGGGTGGGCAAGCTGGAATTTAAAAAGCTGGATGCCCAACGCCAGTGGGTCAACACGGGTGTATCCGGTAAAGACTTCACCAAGGCCGATGTGGCCACCCAGCAATCCGGAGAGTGGATTGTCCAGTTCACCCTCAGCCCGTCAGGCGCCAAAAAATTCGCCGATTTAACCCGTGAGCTGGCCCCCACCCGAGCCCCCATCGGCATCTTCTTTGACGATGAACAGGTTTCCGCCCCAGCTGTGAACGAGCCCATTCTGGATGGCAGCGGCATGATTGAGGGGAACTTCACCCATGAAACCGCCAAGGAGCTGGTGGATACCCTGAACGCCGGTGCCTTGCCTGTGGACATTGACGTAGTAGAAGAAAACACCATTGGCCCCCTGCTTGGACAATCCTCCATCAAGCAAAGTCTTTTTGCCGGACTGATTGGACTGGGGCTGGTGCTGGCCTTTATGATTCTGTGCTACCGCATGCGGGGCTTTGTGGCTGGAATGGCCCTACTGGTTTACACCTTGCTGACCTTCGCCATTTTTATGACCGTTGGGGTGACCTTCACGCTGGCGGGCATCGCCGGTTTCATCCTCAGTATCGGGATGGCCGTGGATGCCAACATCCTGATTTTCGAGCGGACCAAGGAAGAGTTACGGGCCGGGCGCTCCAAGTGGAAAGCGGTTGAAGTCGGCTTTGACCGGGCCTTTCCCTCCATTTTCGATAGCAACACCACCACCCTCATTACCTGCCTGTTGCTGTGGGTGATGGGCACTGGCGCGGTGAAAGGCTTCGCCCTGACCCTGGCCATCGGGGTGGGCGTCAGCATGTTCTCCGCCATTACCGTCACCCGAACCTTCTTACACCTGATTGACAATGCCAGTGGCGAGCCCACCGGCGCCCCCGTGAAGGCCTAG
- a CDS encoding phosphodiester glycosidase family protein, with protein MALSYFSTLRRYAPYRPSMIATVIGAWLLMVLCVNMAGVAQQTASPTEKKSTADTVAPPLALERKQFPQGEIFVLKVPVRSGYKVIPAVSKTLLTLKSPGWQSIPQPGMTGQKPLFIINGGFFDPGNSLTTSFIFQGGSLVADPRINPNLVSNEKLVPYLPKIFNRPELRLYLCQGSNGSFQTQYDITPRNASIPKDCLLQSSLGAGPTLLPQVQDLAEGFVDYNAAGKRTRDPIGVCALNARSAVGITAKGDILLLMGAQNASKPGGSGFTLSDVANLLKARGAVKAMALDGGSSSSLWYQGQTIFGKYAANKAPVIRPVKSVLMVVPST; from the coding sequence ATGGCCTTATCGTATTTTTCCACACTCCGGCGTTATGCCCCGTATCGGCCCTCGATGATTGCCACAGTCATTGGCGCCTGGCTATTGATGGTGCTTTGCGTCAACATGGCCGGAGTGGCCCAACAGACCGCCTCTCCCACGGAGAAAAAAAGCACCGCCGACACCGTGGCACCTCCGTTGGCCCTTGAGCGCAAGCAGTTTCCCCAAGGCGAAATTTTCGTTTTAAAAGTGCCCGTCCGCAGCGGTTACAAGGTGATACCCGCAGTTTCCAAAACCCTGCTTACCCTGAAGTCGCCCGGCTGGCAGTCCATCCCGCAACCCGGCATGACAGGCCAGAAGCCTCTTTTTATCATCAACGGGGGCTTTTTTGACCCCGGCAACAGCCTGACCACCTCCTTCATCTTTCAAGGCGGCTCCCTGGTGGCCGATCCTCGCATCAACCCCAATCTGGTCAGCAACGAAAAACTGGTGCCCTACCTGCCCAAAATTTTTAACCGCCCGGAATTGCGGCTTTACCTCTGTCAGGGCTCTAACGGCTCTTTCCAGACCCAATATGACATTACCCCCCGTAATGCCAGCATCCCCAAGGACTGCCTGCTGCAATCCTCACTGGGGGCAGGCCCCACGCTCCTGCCCCAGGTTCAGGATCTGGCCGAGGGCTTTGTGGATTATAACGCCGCGGGCAAGCGCACCCGGGATCCCATCGGGGTATGTGCCCTGAACGCCCGCAGTGCTGTGGGCATTACCGCCAAAGGGGACATTCTACTGCTGATGGGGGCCCAGAACGCCAGCAAGCCGGGCGGCTCCGGCTTTACCCTAAGCGATGTCGCCAATCTGCTAAAGGCCCGAGGCGCTGTGAAAGCAATGGCTCTGGACGGTGGCAGCTCATCCAGCCTGTGGTATCAGGGGCAAACCATTTTCGGCAAATACGCCGCCAATAAGGCTCCCGTCATCCGACCGGTAAAATCGGTATTAATGGTAGTCCCCAGCACCTGA
- the acpS gene encoding holo-ACP synthase, with product MNQHTFRDLRVGTDLVYIPRLRRSYARLGLRFVQRLLTPRELAYCQGDGVFREAFFLKRVAARIAVKEAVAKALGSGLNGLGWGQGIDWQDVEVVAHKQSPPELVLSGRALQCARQLNIECWRFSLSHDGDYAIATVTGLIKV from the coding sequence TTGAATCAACACACTTTTAGAGACTTACGCGTGGGTACCGATCTGGTTTATATCCCTCGCTTGCGCCGGAGTTATGCCCGATTGGGGCTGCGTTTTGTACAACGTCTGCTCACACCCCGGGAGTTGGCCTACTGTCAGGGAGACGGCGTTTTTCGGGAAGCGTTTTTCCTGAAACGGGTGGCTGCGCGCATCGCGGTGAAGGAAGCCGTGGCCAAGGCTCTGGGCTCGGGTCTGAATGGGCTGGGCTGGGGGCAGGGGATTGACTGGCAGGATGTGGAAGTGGTTGCCCATAAACAAAGCCCCCCCGAACTCGTTTTGAGCGGGAGGGCTCTGCAATGCGCAAGACAGTTAAACATTGAATGCTGGCGTTTCAGCCTCTCTCACGACGGCGATTATGCCATCGCTACCGTGACCGGACTGATTAAGGTCTAA
- a CDS encoding phasin family protein: MKTKKATASKSSATKKPASIKKTTKSSVKSAVSKASTNGKAHVSPRKTQKNDSLEGLKKAFLIGLGATVMTAEKLKDAVTDLVDEMVARGDIKPNEAKKVAEDLKKRFQSSKSDFDSTLRKAIASASQTIGKVASDLKKAARKKTTAKKPAAKKVTAKKPVAKKAVAKPAAKKVTAKKPVAKKAVAKPAAKKATAKKPVAKKAVAKPAAKKATAKKPVAKKAAAKPAAKKATAKKPVAKKAAAKPAVKKVAAKKPVAKKAVAKPAVKKAIAKKPVAKKPAKPVKAPVSKAPAVESKPAPQEAPATA, encoded by the coding sequence TTGAAAACCAAGAAGGCGACAGCCTCCAAAAGTTCGGCAACCAAGAAGCCTGCCAGCATCAAAAAAACCACTAAAAGCAGTGTGAAATCCGCGGTTAGTAAAGCCAGCACCAACGGCAAGGCACACGTTAGCCCCCGGAAAACTCAAAAAAATGATTCTCTGGAAGGCTTGAAAAAAGCGTTTCTGATCGGCTTGGGCGCCACCGTGATGACCGCTGAAAAGCTGAAAGACGCGGTCACTGATCTGGTGGATGAGATGGTGGCCCGGGGAGACATCAAACCCAACGAAGCCAAAAAAGTGGCCGAGGATCTGAAAAAGCGTTTTCAAAGCAGCAAATCCGATTTTGACAGCACCCTCCGCAAGGCCATTGCCTCTGCCAGCCAGACCATTGGCAAGGTGGCCTCTGATTTAAAGAAAGCCGCCAGAAAAAAAACGACGGCCAAAAAGCCCGCCGCTAAAAAAGTCACCGCCAAAAAACCGGTCGCTAAAAAAGCGGTAGCCAAGCCCGCCGCTAAAAAAGTCACCGCCAAAAAACCGGTCGCTAAAAAAGCGGTAGCCAAGCCCGCCGCTAAAAAAGCCACCGCCAAAAAACCGGTCGCTAAAAAAGCGGTAGCCAAGCCCGCCGCCAAAAAAGCCACCGCCAAAAAACCGGTCGCTAAAAAGGCAGCCGCCAAGCCCGCCGCTAAAAAAGCCACCGCCAAAAAACCGGTCGCTAAAAAGGCAGCCGCCAAGCCCGCCGTGAAAAAAGTCGCCGCCAAAAAACCGGTCGCTAAAAAAGCGGTAGCCAAGCCCGCCGTGAAAAAAGCCATCGCCAAAAAGCCCGTTGCTAAAAAACCGGCAAAACCGGTGAAGGCTCCTGTCAGCAAAGCACCGGCAGTGGAGTCCAAACCAGCCCCGCAAGAGGCTCCGGCAACGGCTTAG
- a CDS encoding DUF4238 domain-containing protein — MVDNKPAKKHHYIPQMLLSRFTPNSSNNSMLWALDHKTIKQFSIYPKNIAFENDLYKIEKVNEDSQIKPDYLEQKVFAAIESKVAPVIKWIDEKECLPNKYSEDFCTLMEFICLLFVRTPRFKENTNEQFDKVLKWYLNTDLAHMKQYESYRAQTENTLKQFDPSLNFEGYKKYVKKVTSDNYQFEWTQNHFLKFLLEAWKENTPYFFKRTWDIYIADSNDNDNFISCDNPVSLDWSDPNFNSGLYGVGLALKKTQISIPLTKKIALIGTFENEGKVVKASRYEVAAINSLTGMNAKRFVFSPYKNFYWLDTVQKVCRSEELIRLKRQESLGSFKEATQ; from the coding sequence ATGGTTGATAATAAACCCGCCAAAAAGCATCACTATATTCCTCAAATGCTTTTATCGAGATTCACACCAAATAGCAGTAATAACTCAATGCTCTGGGCTTTGGATCATAAAACGATTAAGCAATTTTCTATATATCCTAAGAACATAGCCTTTGAAAACGACCTCTATAAGATTGAGAAGGTAAATGAAGATAGTCAAATAAAGCCTGACTACCTAGAGCAAAAAGTATTCGCGGCCATTGAAAGTAAGGTAGCGCCAGTCATAAAGTGGATTGATGAAAAGGAGTGTCTGCCAAATAAATATAGTGAAGACTTTTGCACACTGATGGAGTTTATTTGTCTCCTTTTTGTAAGAACTCCTCGATTCAAAGAGAATACCAACGAACAGTTCGATAAGGTCTTGAAGTGGTATCTCAATACAGATTTAGCCCACATGAAGCAATATGAATCTTACAGAGCCCAAACAGAAAACACCCTAAAGCAATTTGATCCAAGTTTGAATTTTGAAGGCTATAAAAAATACGTGAAAAAAGTTACAAGCGATAACTATCAATTTGAGTGGACCCAAAACCATTTTCTGAAATTTCTACTCGAAGCTTGGAAGGAAAATACTCCATACTTTTTTAAGAGAACTTGGGATATTTACATAGCTGACTCAAATGACAATGATAATTTTATAAGCTGTGATAATCCTGTCAGTCTTGACTGGAGTGATCCTAATTTTAATTCAGGCTTATACGGGGTGGGACTAGCCTTAAAAAAAACACAAATCAGTATCCCTTTAACAAAGAAGATAGCGCTTATCGGCACATTTGAAAATGAGGGTAAAGTTGTAAAAGCTTCTCGGTACGAAGTAGCAGCCATAAATTCTTTAACAGGTATGAATGCTAAGCGTTTTGTGTTTTCACCTTATAAGAACTTCTACTGGCTAGATACTGTTCAGAAAGTATGTCGCTCCGAAGAGCTAATCAGGCTTAAAAGACAAGAATCACTTGGTTCTTTCAAAGAGGCAACACAATGA
- the scpB gene encoding SMC-Scp complex subunit ScpB yields MSVHYGYPETDDEDNDQPQPFQVKLPAGQSLKGRIESVLFMTGKALTLLEIAQMIDAPYEETEFALMELMGDYNFREGSSLEIDDTDGYILQVKEEYGDMVNKMMPLEMSAAELRTLSAIAIKAPVLQSDLIEWRGSVAYDHIANLLKHKLITKRREGRSYQLNVTRHFHEYFKLTADRKDLAHLVKLIGKENRGEPEIPEIQRHEGDYEDAAAEDVVS; encoded by the coding sequence ATGAGCGTGCATTACGGATACCCGGAAACGGATGATGAGGATAACGATCAACCCCAGCCGTTTCAGGTGAAGCTGCCAGCGGGGCAAAGCCTGAAAGGGCGCATTGAGTCGGTGTTGTTTATGACCGGCAAAGCCTTGACTCTGCTTGAAATCGCCCAGATGATTGACGCCCCCTACGAGGAAACCGAATTTGCCCTGATGGAACTGATGGGCGATTACAACTTTCGGGAAGGCTCTTCGCTGGAGATTGATGACACGGACGGCTACATTTTGCAGGTGAAAGAAGAGTACGGGGATATGGTCAATAAGATGATGCCGCTGGAAATGTCCGCCGCGGAGTTGCGCACCTTATCCGCCATCGCCATCAAGGCCCCCGTGCTGCAATCGGATCTCATTGAATGGCGGGGCAGCGTGGCCTACGACCATATCGCTAACCTGCTCAAGCACAAGCTAATCACCAAGCGCCGGGAAGGCCGCTCTTACCAGTTAAACGTGACCCGCCACTTTCATGAGTATTTCAAGCTGACCGCGGATCGCAAGGATTTGGCCCATTTAGTGAAGCTGATCGGCAAGGAAAACCGGGGGGAGCCTGAGATCCCGGAAATCCAGCGCCACGAGGGCGACTACGAAGACGCCGCCGCCGAGGATGTAGTGAGTTAA
- a CDS encoding segregation and condensation protein A — protein MQPRPEPSPQPESFSEPTKPADGVELLVEMAKSGEIDPWNIDIVKVADQYLQAVAELKESDLKITGKTLLYLAILLRMKSDQLAGINYLNPPDEFLDELLEPDFMDNNRVIQPKFSFRSLDEVIKRRTSTKQPRIRNVTLEDLILELQKYEELEKRRSLKEKVEKASHRRMMDYADFTADDIEEMAHEEFHEDTVSQLRHLLERVLIHQEQVSLTEIMERGRLDKISAFLALLFLTARGGFSMRQDEFYAEVYVAPDAPESNTPENDTLTQGNNQDNQEELAG, from the coding sequence TTGCAGCCGCGTCCTGAACCCAGCCCACAGCCAGAATCTTTTTCTGAGCCCACCAAGCCCGCCGATGGGGTGGAATTGCTGGTGGAAATGGCCAAATCCGGGGAAATTGACCCCTGGAATATTGATATTGTAAAAGTGGCCGATCAGTACTTGCAAGCGGTGGCCGAACTGAAAGAATCGGATCTGAAGATCACCGGCAAAACCCTGCTGTATCTGGCCATTTTGCTGCGCATGAAATCGGATCAACTGGCGGGCATTAATTACCTGAACCCACCGGATGAGTTTCTGGATGAACTGCTGGAACCGGATTTTATGGACAACAACCGGGTTATCCAGCCCAAGTTCAGCTTTCGCTCGTTGGATGAGGTGATCAAGCGCCGCACCAGCACCAAACAGCCCCGGATTCGCAACGTCACCCTGGAAGATCTGATTCTGGAGCTGCAAAAATATGAGGAACTGGAAAAGCGCCGCAGCCTGAAAGAAAAGGTGGAAAAGGCCAGCCATCGGCGCATGATGGATTACGCAGACTTTACCGCCGATGACATTGAGGAAATGGCCCACGAGGAGTTCCACGAGGACACCGTGAGCCAACTGCGGCACCTGCTGGAGCGGGTGTTGATTCATCAGGAACAGGTGTCCCTGACCGAGATTATGGAGCGGGGACGACTGGATAAGATTTCCGCCTTTTTGGCCCTGCTGTTTTTAACCGCCCGAGGGGGCTTTTCCATGCGTCAGGACGAATTTTACGCCGAGGTTTATGTGGCCCCGGATGCCCCCGAGAGTAATACCCCCGAAAACGATACTCTCACTCAAGGGAATAATCAGGACAATCAAGAGGAACTGGCCGGATGA